The following proteins come from a genomic window of Phnomibacter ginsenosidimutans:
- a CDS encoding biotin--[acetyl-CoA-carboxylase] ligase: MNLPTIGHSFEVFDTINSTNMYAMQCIREGMAVHGSVYFAHEQTQGRGQWGKKWWSEPGENIQLTMVLQPLQLAPSQYFRLSAAIAAGAYDFLHHHAQGGWNIKWPNDLYWGDRKAGGILIENVMQQNQWRWAVCGIGINVNSTRFDPALPNPTSLSLVAGRRFNAELLGRSLCVFVKPPLAAADGAPGLEPHSQRLQSGAVWGGAAAQASSAKHNSTLPHTKCKRARPVDSRRKW; this comes from the coding sequence ATGAACTTACCCACCATCGGTCATTCTTTCGAGGTTTTCGACACTATCAACAGTACCAACATGTATGCCATGCAGTGTATACGTGAAGGAATGGCTGTTCATGGCAGTGTGTATTTTGCCCATGAGCAAACCCAGGGCCGCGGCCAATGGGGTAAAAAATGGTGGTCGGAGCCGGGCGAAAACATACAACTGACCATGGTGCTGCAACCGCTGCAACTGGCGCCCAGTCAGTATTTCAGGCTTAGCGCAGCTATTGCTGCCGGGGCATACGATTTTTTGCATCACCATGCCCAAGGCGGCTGGAATATTAAGTGGCCGAATGATTTGTACTGGGGTGACAGAAAGGCAGGTGGCATACTCATTGAAAATGTGATGCAGCAAAACCAGTGGCGCTGGGCGGTGTGTGGCATTGGCATCAACGTAAATTCTACCCGGTTCGACCCGGCACTACCCAACCCCACCTCGCTGAGTTTGGTAGCAGGGCGCCGTTTTAATGCGGAGCTATTGGGGCGCAGCTTGTGTGTATTTGTAAAACCGCCGTTGGCAGCAGCTGATGGAGCCCCGGGGCTGGAGCCGCATTCTCAACGATTACAATCAGGTGCTGTTTGGGGCGGGGCAGCTGCACAAGCTTCGTCAGCAAAACACAACAGCACATTACCGCATACAAAGTGTAAACGAGCAAGGCCAGTTGATAGCCGGCGAAAATGGTGA
- the bcp gene encoding thioredoxin-dependent thiol peroxidase, whose translation MLTTGIKAPAFSGPDQNGKKIALKDFKGKKLAIYFYPKDNTPTCTTQACNLRDNYAVLQKAGIQIVGISTDSVKSHKKFEAKFDLPFPLIADEDQTIVQAFGVWGEKKFMGKVYDGIHRTTFLIDEKGIIRHIISKPNSKDHAAEVLAGFGL comes from the coding sequence ATGTTGACTACAGGCATTAAGGCGCCGGCGTTTTCCGGACCCGATCAAAATGGAAAAAAAATTGCCCTCAAAGATTTTAAAGGCAAAAAACTGGCCATTTATTTTTACCCAAAAGACAATACGCCCACCTGTACCACACAGGCCTGCAACCTGAGAGACAATTATGCTGTATTACAAAAAGCGGGTATCCAAATTGTGGGCATCAGCACCGACAGTGTAAAAAGCCACAAGAAATTTGAAGCCAAATTCGACCTGCCCTTTCCCCTCATTGCCGACGAAGACCAAACCATTGTGCAAGCCTTTGGTGTATGGGGCGAAAAAAAGTTTATGGGCAAAGTGTATGATGGCATTCACCGCACCACATTCCTCATCGATGAAAAAGGCATCATTCGACACATCATCAGCAAGCCCAACTCCAAAGATCATGCGGCAGAAGTGCTGGCGGGTTTTGGGTTGTAA
- the rsfS gene encoding ribosome silencing factor: MQRISRQSKLFKSIIEGIFDKKGEEVMSLDLRKIQESVADFFIICQASSSTQVKAIADSIQHKVEEATGEQPYRQEGFQHAKWILVDYVNVVIHIMQPDARAFYQLEEMWSDAPAQLHHPS; encoded by the coding sequence ATGCAGCGCATATCCCGTCAATCCAAATTATTCAAGAGCATCATTGAAGGCATCTTCGACAAAAAAGGCGAAGAAGTAATGTCGCTTGACCTGCGAAAGATTCAAGAATCTGTGGCCGACTTTTTCATCATTTGCCAGGCCAGCAGCAGCACACAGGTAAAAGCCATTGCCGATAGCATTCAGCATAAAGTAGAAGAAGCCACCGGCGAACAACCTTATCGCCAGGAAGGTTTTCAGCATGCCAAATGGATTTTGGTCGACTACGTGAATGTGGTCATCCACATTATGCAGCCCGATGCCCGTGCTTTTTACCAACTCGAAGAAATGTGGAGTGATGCTCCCGCCCAATTGCATCATCCATCCTGA
- the carB gene encoding carbamoyl-phosphate synthase large subunit produces MPRDHSIKSVLIIGSGPIIIGQACEFDYSGTQAARSLREEGIKVILINSNPATIMTDPMMADRVYLLPLTVESIEQILQENDIDAVLPTMGGQTALNLAKEAEELGIWKQYNVRLIGVDIKAIDKAEDREQFRQWMIRLGVPVAPAKTANSFLEGKEFAQEIGFPLVIRPSFTLGGTGGGFVHGKEDLDEALNRGLTASPIHEVLVEKAVLGWKEFELELLRDNADNVVIICTVENFDPMGVHTGDSITVAPAMTLSDTAFQLMRNTAIMMMRDLGNFAGGCNVQFSLNPETEEIIAIEINPRVSRSSALASKATGYPIAKIAAKLAIGYNLDELKNQITGSTSAYFEPALDYVIVKIPRWNFDKFKGADDTLGLQMKSVGEVMAIGRSFNEAVQKACQSLENEAVGLGYYGKSLMHAEELLEYIKTPKWDRIFRIKDALMAGVSVKSVVQATKIDRWFIYQIRELCKLEQEIAKYTIDTIPQELMKEVKRQGFSDEQIARIMRNCTADQVYEKRKAWGITRVYKLVDTCSAEFEAKTPYYYSSFEG; encoded by the coding sequence ATGCCCAGAGATCATTCTATCAAATCGGTACTCATTATTGGTTCTGGCCCCATCATTATTGGCCAGGCCTGCGAATTTGACTACAGCGGCACTCAGGCGGCCCGAAGCCTTCGGGAAGAAGGCATCAAAGTCATCCTCATCAACAGCAACCCTGCCACCATCATGACAGATCCAATGATGGCCGACAGGGTTTATTTATTGCCGCTGACTGTGGAAAGCATTGAGCAAATTTTGCAGGAAAATGATATTGACGCTGTACTGCCTACCATGGGTGGTCAAACAGCCCTCAACCTGGCCAAAGAAGCCGAAGAGCTGGGCATTTGGAAACAATACAATGTTCGCCTGATTGGGGTAGACATCAAAGCCATTGATAAAGCCGAAGACCGCGAACAGTTCCGCCAGTGGATGATTCGCCTGGGCGTACCAGTGGCACCTGCCAAAACCGCCAACAGCTTTTTGGAAGGCAAAGAATTTGCGCAGGAAATTGGTTTCCCATTGGTGATTCGTCCGTCATTTACCTTGGGTGGTACAGGCGGTGGTTTTGTGCATGGCAAAGAAGATTTGGATGAAGCCCTCAACCGCGGCCTCACTGCTTCGCCCATACATGAAGTGCTGGTAGAAAAAGCCGTACTCGGTTGGAAAGAATTTGAACTGGAACTCCTCCGCGATAATGCCGACAACGTAGTGATTATTTGTACGGTAGAAAACTTTGACCCCATGGGGGTACATACCGGCGACAGCATTACCGTGGCTCCGGCCATGACGCTGAGCGATACGGCCTTCCAACTGATGCGTAATACCGCCATCATGATGATGCGTGACCTCGGCAACTTTGCCGGCGGTTGCAACGTACAGTTCTCCCTCAATCCGGAAACAGAGGAAATTATCGCTATCGAAATCAATCCACGTGTGAGCCGCTCATCGGCACTGGCATCAAAAGCAACGGGTTATCCCATTGCCAAAATTGCTGCCAAGCTGGCCATTGGTTACAACCTCGATGAATTGAAGAACCAAATTACCGGTAGCACCAGTGCCTACTTTGAGCCGGCGCTAGACTATGTAATTGTAAAAATACCTCGCTGGAACTTCGACAAGTTTAAGGGTGCTGATGACACACTTGGCTTGCAAATGAAGAGTGTGGGTGAAGTAATGGCCATTGGCCGCAGCTTTAATGAAGCAGTGCAAAAGGCTTGTCAGAGCCTCGAAAACGAGGCCGTGGGTTTGGGCTACTATGGCAAAAGCCTGATGCATGCCGAAGAACTGCTGGAATACATCAAGACACCGAAATGGGACCGCATTTTCCGTATTAAAGATGCGCTGATGGCAGGTGTATCGGTGAAGAGTGTGGTACAGGCTACCAAAATAGACCGCTGGTTTATTTACCAAATCCGGGAGCTGTGCAAGCTGGAGCAAGAGATTGCGAAATACACCATTGATACCATACCGCAGGAGCTGATGAAGGAAGTAAAACGCCAGGGTTTTAGCGATGAGCAAATTGCCCGCATCATGCGCAACTGTACGGCCGACCAGGTGTATGAAAAACGGAAAGCATGGGGCATTACCCGTGTGTACAAACTGGTAGATACTTGTAGCGCTGAGTTTGAGGCCAAAACCCCTTACTACTACAGCAGCTTCGAAGGATAA
- a CDS encoding DUF4157 domain-containing protein: MLPPQVIVVENAWLAKIAALKMGSQRVAMVVGRRIYLWGVNKADFLQQPAWVKHELAHVAQYQRYGVVKFLILYVFEWIKNGYYNNRFEVEARAAEQVP, from the coding sequence ATGTTGCCTCCTCAAGTAATTGTGGTAGAAAATGCCTGGCTCGCCAAAATAGCTGCACTCAAAATGGGTAGCCAGCGGGTAGCCATGGTGGTTGGCCGACGCATTTACTTGTGGGGCGTAAACAAAGCCGATTTTTTGCAGCAGCCCGCATGGGTAAAACACGAGCTGGCACATGTAGCCCAATACCAACGCTACGGCGTGGTGAAATTTCTGATCCTTTATGTATTTGAATGGATAAAAAACGGTTACTACAACAACCGCTTTGAAGTAGAAGCCCGTGCTGCAGAGCAGGTACCTTAA